The genomic segment TCCGCTGTACGACGACCTGCCGGCCCTGGCCATCGACGCCTACGCCGCCGAACTGCGTCAGCCGCAACGAGCCCTGTGCCGTCAAAAGCTGTTGAGCGCCTTGGCCCATCTGAGCCTTCATGGGCGGGATGGCTTCCGTCGCGGTGAGGCCGTTGCCGCTTGCCTCGATCTCTACCGTCCTGCCGCCAGGGACCAGGACAGGATCCCCCTGATGTGCACGATCCAGCAACCCTGGCTGGTGGTGATCGATGGTCAACGGGCTGAGGCCTGCCGGATGGGTCGCAGCAGGGGCTGGGACCAGGTCCTGACAGCGCCGATGGACGACCTGGCGAACCTGTTTCAAACCATTGCTGGATTTCACCCTGAAACTCCCGTGAGTTTCTGTCATGTCAGCGATCAACTTGTGCACGATGCTTTCGATCAGCTGATGCACGCGTGGCATCAACAAGCAGGAATCAGTCTTTGCAGCAGCGATGAATGGATTGCCTGGAATCCATCGAATCCAAGCCAGTACGGCAATCGTCAGTGCCGTGTCAACGCCCAGATTCCAAGGTTGATGACACGCGGAGGTCTGGGAGGCCTGATCACAATTCCCGCTGGCCACCTGAAGACGATCCACTGCCCGCCGTCTGCAAGCTGCATGCACGAACTTGTGCTTGTACTGGCGCTGCAGCTGATGGCTGGACATCAACGCAGCGGCCATTGCAGCCAACCCTTGCTGATCCGCTGTCCGAAGCAGAATCCCTCCGTCCTGGATATTGCCTCGCCGGCCGAACGGCAGCTTTTCACTCCGGAACAAGTGGATGCAATCCATCGGATTTGCACAAAACATGGCCACATCTTTCTTCGGGAAGGAGGGAACCTGGAACCCCATCCCGAGATCCCTGGATGCCAGAGATTGATCTATGAGCCTGTCAATCATCCTCTTGTTTCCATCATCATTCCATTCAGGGATCAAGCAACACTGACAGGGCAATGCCTCGCTTCAATCAGAGCCAATGCCGGTTCAATCAAATACGAGATTATCCTCGTCAACAATCAAAGCTTAGAGGATAAAACCAACAAATGGGTCAACAATCTGAAGCACATAGAAGACATCAGAATTATCGACTTTGATTCGGACTTCAACTTTGCGAAGATTAACAATGTCGCCCGAAAAAGCTGCCATGGAGACTACCTGCTGTTTCTAAACAACGACATTGTCTTCCAATCACCAGAGGTCCTCAGCCAGTTGATGGCTCCATTCGCATGTCGGAGCGTGGGCGCCGTTGGGAGCCAGCTGCGCTACCCGGACCACAGCATCCAGCACAACGGCGTTGTTATTGTTCGAGGTGAACGACGCGCACTGCTCGAGCCAGGAAAGACCATCGATCATCCGGCGATTCTGAATCGCTTGACTCCTTTACTGGTCGAGGAAGAATTCAGCGCCGCATCAGCAGCATGTCTGATGATCAAAACGGAGATTTTCGATGAACTCAATGGCTTCAACGAATCCTTTGCAGTAACCTTCAACGATGTTGATTTGTGCTTAAGACTTCGCCAGCTTGGATACAGCGTAATAATCACACCTTATCCCACAATCATTCATTTTGAGAGCAAGAGCCGAGGCAAAGATCTTCACGGCGAGGATCTAGCACGACAACAAAAGGAGCAAGGATTGTTAAGACAGGAACACACCAATCTCTATCGCAATGGAGATCCTCTTTACAGCCAGACAATCCATTCTCATTCACGAACATATGGCCTACAAATCGATCGAGAACCAACACCACCCCTCACAAAAGAGCGAATTATTCATGCATGGCAAAGAGGGAGAAAACACTCCATACGCAAGAAATCATTACTGTTCTTCGCCCAGTACAGCGCTGACGGAATGATAAGAGATGACATTATTCCTCTATTGAAAGCTTATCAACGCCATGCAGATCTTGTGGTGATTGCGGCAACTCCACAACTGGCAGAACAGACGCGTACGCTCAAAAAACTGCAATCACTGAGCCAAGTTGTGATCGTCAGGGAAAATGATGGCTACGACTTCGGAAGCTGGATGACAGGCATCAGATTTTGCAGTCAAATGCTTGAGGACTATGAACAAGTCATCCTCACCAATGACAGTTTATGGGGGCCCATCAGTCCCCTCGGACAGCTTTTTAATCGACTCAATGCCAGCCCTGCTGATGTCGTTGGGCTGACAGACGATCTGATGTATTCCTACCACCTCCAATCATCATTGATCGCCTTCCGCAAAACGGCATTCACTCACTCCGCATTTGCGGACTTCTGGTCATCCATCCATACATGGAGTCAAAAGCGCGATCTTGTCAAACAACAGGAGGTGGGCTTATCGAAGAGGATGATGAGTGCCGGGATGACGCTGGAAAGCCTCTACAGCAGACACTCAAACGGGAATATTCTTCACTTCTCCTGGCGATCGTTAATTATTGATCAAAACTTTCCATTTCTCAAAGTCAGCTTGCTACGGGACAATCCGACCCAACAAAACATCGATAATTGGTTTGAACTGATTAATTCAAGAAACCCCAAACTGGCAAGGATCATTCAATGTCAAGTCGAGAAAATAAGTCGAGCAGACTGAAAATCGATAGATTACTGCTTCTTCATTGCAGCAACAACAAAACCACCAACAGCCCAACCAACAACGACAATCCCTATCGATGCCAGGAAGAATTGCCAACGCCAGTTCATATCCTCTGAGGTGGGCAATTGTGGCTTGCTGAGCATCACAATGAATTTTGCTTGTCTCTGGCTTTCACGGCGACTGTTATCAACCGCAAGCCGGGCTGCTTCCAAGGCCGTGGTGGCGAACTCAACATCAGCCTTGAGGGATTCTGCCTGAGAGGTCAATTTATTGAGATCTCGGCCATTTGCACCGACTGCCTTTTGCCTCTCTTCACGAATTTGCCGCTCCAACTCCTGCACTTGATCTGCAACATACGCGACCTCTGGAGACGAGGGGTCAATGTAGCGACGCTTAAGAGTTGCCAGTTCAACTTTTAAATCAACAAGATTCGATTCAAGCTGCGCAATAAATGAAGATGTTGTTTGTTGTTCAACCTCCGGGCTCAGCTGACCATATTGATCCTGAAAATCCTGTAATTTCTGCTTGGCTTTCTTCAACTCTTCTTGGGATATTTGCAACTCCTTCTGTGCAAACTCCTGTTGATCAGCACTGATTGACTGGTTAACCTCGTTGACAAACTTCTGGGACTGTCTGAGGAGTGATTCGTTAAGCGCGAGAGCCTGCTCTGGCTGAAAACCATGGGTCCTGAGGACGATCGATCCACTCAAAGGTTGAGGTTGAACGCTGAGTTGCCTCCTGAAAAAGTCAACTTGCTGATTAAAGTCACTATTGGCGGGCAATCCTGCCCATAGATCTGGGCGCTCGGGTGCATACAGCATTTCGAGTTGCCGCATCTCCGGGTAGATTTTCTTTTTAATATCAGGTGATGCCAGATAAACTTTTAGATATTGACCATCAAGCAAAGAGTTAATCGCCTGAGGAACAGCCGTGCCAGCACCAAGGATTGTGTTGGCGGTGTTATTCATCGGCGTCGGCTGCTGAACGACAAATTCAGACACCGATGTATAACGTGTTCGACCAATATTGAATGAGTAAATTGCCGATAGGCCAATAAATCCAAGAACAGCGGTGCGCGGAGTAAAAATCCCTTTAAGGACTCTTAGAGCACGCTGACGCCACGTATCTTCCAGTTGAAGATTTGATGCAGCGTCCTGAATAATTGATTTTGGGAAAAGTAATGAGGAAGGTGATGCCCCATCCTCAATCGGCCTTGGGAGAGGAGAATCGGAAGGACTCTGATTGGGCGGTATTGATTTAGTCATCGCTGCTGATCAGCAACATGGACTCGTTCACCCTGTACAAGATCAGAGCAAAACTAGCACATGCCAACGAGCAGATCAGCAGATATTGAAACGAGATGGCGGGGGTGGGATAGGAATCATTGATCGAAAATCGGAATAGCTCAACACCATGGAGAATCGGATTCCAAGTGATCAAGGGCCTGACTTGAGGAGCTAATTCAAACGTTGCAAAAAAGATGCCCGACGTCCAGATAATCAGGCGCTGTAATATCCGTTTAACAATTCTCTTCAAAGCTGGGACGAATTGGCCCACAAATGTGATACAGACACCAAATCCAACAGCCATGATGACTGTGAGCAAATAGACGCTGATTGCCAATCCAGGGCGATCAAACTGGAATGTCCACCTGATACACCAACTCAGGATCAACGTGATGACTGACATCGAAGCCAGAGCCCGAACATCATTCAGTGCCGATGCCAGAAGAATATCAAGCGGCTTCACACGCATGTAGAACAGTGGGGCTTTCAACTTGAGCCCGTTGATTGATTTCAAGGCCACAGTCCTAAACAGGAAGACAAGTGAGAGGCCTGTTACAAGAAACGTGAACGGATCAAAATAAAGATCAGCACTGACGGTTGTTAAATCAACGCTGAGAACGCTTGAACCACTGATGAGATATTTAAGACCAACACGAATGATCAACAAAAACAGCAACATCTGAAGGGGCTGAATCAATGCCTCCCAAGCACCAAAAGGGCTGTCAGCGGCCCTGCGCTCTCTTTCGTAAACAGAAATCGCCAAAATCACAGCAAGCTGAGATTGCAATTTTGAAATTAACGTCCTTAAAAATTCGAGCATGATCGTTAAATGATTTCGAGGAATTCTGTCTCACTGTCTTCGTTATTGAGACTCGCAGAAAACACGCTCTCGTCAATCGCGTCATCATCCTCAATGCCATCGGCTTGAGATCCAGATGATTTCATCCAAACAAGACAGTCTTCCAGACTTCCTTCAAATATTTTCTGTCCCGATGGTCCGATTGCAAGACCACGATCACAATAGTCCCTCAGAAATCTCTTATTACCGCTGGTCGTGATCAGCGTCTGATTTTGAATTCTTGCCTCAAAAACAGTTTTCATATATTGAATCAATTGATCCTTTTCATTACCCATTAAAAACTGGGCTGAGGGGACGAGAAAAACATCAAACGAGAACGCAAGAGCAACAACCATATAAAAGACTTTTTGATCTTTAGATTTCAGATCTTTAAGACGAGCACGAGGGGACAACTCTGCACAATCCAGAAATGTTCTCAAGAACTTTTCTAAATTCAAAGGAGCAAGCCTGTCTTCATACAGTGAACCAAGAAAACGCATGTTTTGAAGAAGTGTCAGCTTCCCATCGAGTCCGCCCTTCAATCCCAATGGCCAGCTGACCACTCCCTGCTGAGTCACGCAACCGGAAACAGGCTGTACCAATCCATAAATACTGCCAAGCAACTCATCACGAATTCTTCGGTTATCGCAAAGAATCGCGGTACGCTCTCCCACGTGAAATGTTCTATTAATTGGGGTTGTATTGAGTGTCTTTTCTTTCCGATTGAAACGCAGAACCAAATCCTCAAGCTTGAGGGTCACTGCATGGGGTGCGGCGACATTCAAAGCCTGGAAGAAGAAACTGCCCAGAAGCTTACCACCAAAGCATCTATTTGAAGCGAATACAATCGCATTCCATCAAAAAGTGGGATTCAAATCAACTCTATAAGGGCAGAATTTCATCGTCTCTGCATCACGGCTTTTCGCAATCTCTTTTGGCATCGACGTTCCAATCTGGCAAACACAAGCTGCAAGGACTTTCGACCGATGGAAAGAATCATCGCGTCGGGCAGGATGAACAATGCCTGGCGACTGGCCAGAGCCAATTCTGCACTGGCACTGGCTCTGATCAGCGATTCGAATGGCGTCAGTGTGGCTCTGCATTCAAAGCTCACTGCTTTTTGAACGCCACCAAGGCCGTGAATCTCACAACGCTCAAATTCAATCTGAAGTGCCTGCCCCGTCCAGACAGCGGCAAAGACAACCTCAGGTTGAAGATTGAAACTCAGAATTCTGTAGGGGCTTGATTGGTAACGGAAGCGATGTCCGGGTAACGATGTCAGCTTCTTGCGATCCAGCAAAGCCTCCATGGTTGCCTGTGGATCCGACAGCAGATCCACCAGCGTTCGCCGGTCAGCTGAACGGATCGAAACCTCACAGACATGCGTGTCTGCACAGCGCAGCGTCATGCCGCTCTCTCAGTCGCTGGATTGAGCCCAGACGATTCCTTGAGCAGATCCGGTGATTCACAGACCGGAAAGCGATTGATCGCCTTGAGAGCAAGGCGTGCATTCGAGCGCAGCTGCTCGCTGATGGCCTCGCAGAACGGCACCTGAGCGAGAAGATCCACCGTGCGACGCATGATCCGCACCACATCGCCCTCATCCAGAGATGTGTTGGCAATCAGATCGGTCCAGGCTGTCCCCCTGGCCCAGGCGTCCACCAAACCCATCAGTTCCGGTTCCCACCAGGCCGGCACCACAACGTTCAGGCGTTCCTGCGTACGCAGCAGCTCGCGGCGGACACCGGAGAGATCGTGAAGCGCCTCCTCAGCCGCAGGTGGCGGCGGAAAACCGCTCCAGAGATCAGGCCGATTCACCTCCGTGCTGATGGCTTCAAACACAGCCGCAAGTTCAGCAGGCTGAAGCTCATCGAGGTGACCGCTCATCAACGCCAAACCAAGCCACAGCTCGTTGTCACCGCGCAGGGCAGCGACGGTGCGACCGATTTCCGTCGGTTCAAGCTCAACCAGACAGCCGAACTGCTGCAGGATCTCAAGCAGGGAAAGGAAGGTCTCCCAGTGCCGGTTGGCACGGTGATGAAGAAGCCGCTGGCGTTCCTCGATTTCCTCCTCCAGCTCCTCCATTCGCCGACGGTGCTTCTTGAGCTGCTTGCGGTCTCCCCAGCGATGGGCTGGATGCAGGTCTTGCTCCTGCTCGAGCGTCTGGACGAGCCTGGCCTGGGTGAGCACCTCGCCGGCCAGGTCGTACTGGGGGGTTGTCATGTCGTGACGACCGGCCATGTGCGCCACCGCCAACGCCAGTGCTCCACTGAGCTGATCGCCGTGACGCAGTTCACCGGAGCGCTGGAGATCCGGCGCCACAACGCTGTCCACCTGCAGACAGCTGAGCTCGGCGTGGAGACTGACGACAGAATGGCAGGGAACCAGCATCCAGAGGTTGTCATCCGTCAGGCAGAGCAGCAGCGGAAACTGGCCAGGTCCGTTCACTTTCTCCACGATCACGGCTGGAGTGACCCGTCCGCGCAACTGGGGAGACTTGAGGCTCACCAGGGTTCCCGAGCTGGCGAACTGGAGTGCCAGCGTGAGTTCGTTGGCCAGGGTCTCCTCGGCCTGCTGCTGGAGGATGCGCAGCAGGCGCCTCTCCTCCCGCAGCCTGCCGCGGAGTTTTTCGTAATCCTCAAAGTCCTCCCAGGGCACATCGCCAGCGACCCCTTCCAGCTGACCGAGTTGCAACCGCAGCTGCGACAGGGTTGATTCCTCCTCCACCAGATCCAGGCTGGCCAGGTAGCGACCGAAGCTTCGTTCCACCAGCTCCCGTGCCTTCTCGAGATCGTGACGCTGCAGCAGATTCAGCACCATGCCGTAACTGGGCGTGAACTGACTGACCAGCGGATCAGCCGGACTGGTCGCAAGCTGCCCGGCCTCACGGACGCCTTCAAAGCGGCTTTGCACCGTCACGACATAACCGCGTGAATCAAGACCGCGGCGGCCGGCCCGGCCAGCCATCTGCAGAAACTCGCTGCCCATCAGAGGCCGGTGGCCCCGCTCCGTGCGCTTGGAAAGAGCAGCGATCACCGTGCTGCGGGCCGGCATGTTGATCCCAGCCGCCAGGGTTTCGGTGGCGAACACCACCTTGACGAGTCCCTGCTGGAACAGCTCCTCA from the Synechococcus sp. KORDI-100 genome contains:
- a CDS encoding rhamnan synthesis F family protein: MQRGADRLQSALNLSKEQGQHGPLIRLLRRYRREQLDAAEVRAALKPRHPDLDQRFLHPQLLPPELLVSPETWTPEASGLHGEALLAAHPCLTSPEQLISSGVLNRILRGEIPLYDDLPALAIDAYAAELRQPQRALCRQKLLSALAHLSLHGRDGFRRGEAVAACLDLYRPAARDQDRIPLMCTIQQPWLVVIDGQRAEACRMGRSRGWDQVLTAPMDDLANLFQTIAGFHPETPVSFCHVSDQLVHDAFDQLMHAWHQQAGISLCSSDEWIAWNPSNPSQYGNRQCRVNAQIPRLMTRGGLGGLITIPAGHLKTIHCPPSASCMHELVLVLALQLMAGHQRSGHCSQPLLIRCPKQNPSVLDIASPAERQLFTPEQVDAIHRICTKHGHIFLREGGNLEPHPEIPGCQRLIYEPVNHPLVSIIIPFRDQATLTGQCLASIRANAGSIKYEIILVNNQSLEDKTNKWVNNLKHIEDIRIIDFDSDFNFAKINNVARKSCHGDYLLFLNNDIVFQSPEVLSQLMAPFACRSVGAVGSQLRYPDHSIQHNGVVIVRGERRALLEPGKTIDHPAILNRLTPLLVEEEFSAASAACLMIKTEIFDELNGFNESFAVTFNDVDLCLRLRQLGYSVIITPYPTIIHFESKSRGKDLHGEDLARQQKEQGLLRQEHTNLYRNGDPLYSQTIHSHSRTYGLQIDREPTPPLTKERIIHAWQRGRKHSIRKKSLLFFAQYSADGMIRDDIIPLLKAYQRHADLVVIAATPQLAEQTRTLKKLQSLSQVVIVRENDGYDFGSWMTGIRFCSQMLEDYEQVILTNDSLWGPISPLGQLFNRLNASPADVVGLTDDLMYSYHLQSSLIAFRKTAFTHSAFADFWSSIHTWSQKRDLVKQQEVGLSKRMMSAGMTLESLYSRHSNGNILHFSWRSLIIDQNFPFLKVSLLRDNPTQQNIDNWFELINSRNPKLARIIQCQVEKISRAD
- a CDS encoding sugar ABC transporter produces the protein MTKSIPPNQSPSDSPLPRPIEDGASPSSLLFPKSIIQDAASNLQLEDTWRQRALRVLKGIFTPRTAVLGFIGLSAIYSFNIGRTRYTSVSEFVVQQPTPMNNTANTILGAGTAVPQAINSLLDGQYLKVYLASPDIKKKIYPEMRQLEMLYAPERPDLWAGLPANSDFNQQVDFFRRQLSVQPQPLSGSIVLRTHGFQPEQALALNESLLRQSQKFVNEVNQSISADQQEFAQKELQISQEELKKAKQKLQDFQDQYGQLSPEVEQQTTSSFIAQLESNLVDLKVELATLKRRYIDPSSPEVAYVADQVQELERQIREERQKAVGANGRDLNKLTSQAESLKADVEFATTALEAARLAVDNSRRESQRQAKFIVMLSKPQLPTSEDMNWRWQFFLASIGIVVVGWAVGGFVVAAMKKQ
- a CDS encoding ABC transporter permease, with product MLEFLRTLISKLQSQLAVILAISVYERERRAADSPFGAWEALIQPLQMLLFLLIIRVGLKYLISGSSVLSVDLTTVSADLYFDPFTFLVTGLSLVFLFRTVALKSINGLKLKAPLFYMRVKPLDILLASALNDVRALASMSVITLILSWCIRWTFQFDRPGLAISVYLLTVIMAVGFGVCITFVGQFVPALKRIVKRILQRLIIWTSGIFFATFELAPQVRPLITWNPILHGVELFRFSINDSYPTPAISFQYLLICSLACASFALILYRVNESMLLISSDD
- a CDS encoding DUF1997 domain-containing protein, which produces MTLRCADTHVCEVSIRSADRRTLVDLLSDPQATMEALLDRKKLTSLPGHRFRYQSSPYRILSFNLQPEVVFAAVWTGQALQIEFERCEIHGLGGVQKAVSFECRATLTPFESLIRASASAELALASRQALFILPDAMILSIGRKSLQLVFARLERRCQKRLRKAVMQRR
- a CDS encoding RNA helicase codes for the protein MGPKAPAAMTEPGADGSAPLDPAAVFGFPLDDFQLEAIDALNQGHSVVVSAPTGSGKTLVGEYAIHRALAHGQKVFYTTPLKALSNQKLRDFRQQFGDQNVGLMTGDLSLNREASIVVMTTEIFRNMLYAEADEHDDPLADVEAVVLDECHYMNDSQRGTVWEESIIHCPPPVQLVALSATVANAGQLTDWIEKVHGPTQLVHSDYRPVPLQFSFCSAKGLHPLLNEQGTGLHPNCKVWRAPKGNKRRGRSPKPPQPEPPPISFVVAQMAERSMLPAIYFIFSRRGCDKAVRDLGVQCLVSPKEQARIRERLTSYSEVNPEAVRDGLHADALLRGIAAHHAGVLPAWKELIEELFQQGLVKVVFATETLAAGINMPARSTVIAALSKRTERGHRPLMGSEFLQMAGRAGRRGLDSRGYVVTVQSRFEGVREAGQLATSPADPLVSQFTPSYGMVLNLLQRHDLEKARELVERSFGRYLASLDLVEEESTLSQLRLQLGQLEGVAGDVPWEDFEDYEKLRGRLREERRLLRILQQQAEETLANELTLALQFASSGTLVSLKSPQLRGRVTPAVIVEKVNGPGQFPLLLCLTDDNLWMLVPCHSVVSLHAELSCLQVDSVVAPDLQRSGELRHGDQLSGALALAVAHMAGRHDMTTPQYDLAGEVLTQARLVQTLEQEQDLHPAHRWGDRKQLKKHRRRMEELEEEIEERQRLLHHRANRHWETFLSLLEILQQFGCLVELEPTEIGRTVAALRGDNELWLGLALMSGHLDELQPAELAAVFEAISTEVNRPDLWSGFPPPPAAEEALHDLSGVRRELLRTQERLNVVVPAWWEPELMGLVDAWARGTAWTDLIANTSLDEGDVVRIMRRTVDLLAQVPFCEAISEQLRSNARLALKAINRFPVCESPDLLKESSGLNPATERAA